One stretch of Argiope bruennichi chromosome 3, qqArgBrue1.1, whole genome shotgun sequence DNA includes these proteins:
- the LOC129963468 gene encoding monocarboxylate transporter 9-like, with translation MASEPATGVDGGYAWVVAIACFMINFIMAGLARAAGVLYVAVIELYGVSREAATTPFSMRFSVRNMAGPLVGILGQRFGIRATVLMGGLLAGVGGILCVLAPNVFWITMSWGGVHGLGYGLCNIIHVLLLNQYFDKYKGTAMGFAFSGDCFGTFAFPVILEILLEEYGLNGTFLILGGIALNVIPAAMLLKTPYWLEEKRKTATLDPESKQGKLYTVEPNKALKTLDGNGKAIITHPENKPVKSYSCGILNTCFVSDTKPSFEVHHKSSASHFPITKENVTLVRTRCVSNDNHGFVWNENFKDSELPQPEMSLRSIRAMADPKKPELVLNLENFTNHCDEKYKIRSYSCKLPNLMTEEHLLGERAHQNIIIAEALKLENSSSDILENKCAITQDLVSNSEQKLNTVDDAEDAEVQRNAFLRFISTNTRPLFILIAITMSFFVFLFIAIITIINDYATDIGIASDLAKYIIIGFSVSDLIGRLGFGVVLDKKWIKLGHFAGLTTVIMGASILIIPFFANFYYLMSCMFVCGFVLGGNCIMYPILVTHYVDKKDESVALGCLQFYGGVLVLPLPPMIGFFRDSIGSYNGVFWTVGGLCIASGLAWVLEPCLWRKQQSTAKSSALQQNC, from the exons ATGGCCAGCGAGCCTGCCACTGGAGTGGACGGAGGCTATGCCTGGGTAGTGGCCATTGCCTGtttcatgataaattttataatggcaGGCCTAGCTAGAGCAGCCGGGGTGCTGTACGTTGCCGTCATCGAGCTGTATGGTGTCAGCAGGGAAGCTGCAACGACACCTTTCAGCATGAGGTTTTCTGTTAGGAATATGGCTG GTCCTCTGGTCGGCATATTGGGACAGCGCTTCGGTATTCGTGCTACCGTATTGATGGGTGGCTTGTTGGCTGGCGTGGGTGGAATTTTATGCGTTTTGGCACCCAATGTCTTCTGGATTACCATGTCTTGGGGAGGAGTTCATG GTTTAGGATATGGCTTATGCAATATAATTCATGTGCTACTTCTGAATCAGTATTTCGACAAGTACAAGGGAACAGCCATGGGATTTGCCTTTTCCGGAGACTGTTTTGGAACATTTGCCTTTCcagtaatattagaaattttacttgaAGAATACGGTTTGAATGGAACATTTCTGATCCTTGGAGGTATCGCCTTAAATGTAATCCCTGCTGCTATGTTATTGAAAACTCCATATTGGCTTGAAGAAAAACGAAAGACTGCCACACTTGATCCAGAAAGCAAGCAAGGAAAACTTTATACTGTCGAGCCGAACAAAGCATTGAAAACGCTTGACGGAAACGGTAAAGCTATCATTACCCATCCAGAAAATAAACCAGTAAAATCTTATTCTTGTGGAATCTTAAACACATGCTTTGTTTCTGATACAAAGCCCAGTTTTGAAGTACATCACAAAAGCAGTGCTTCTCATTTTCCTATAACCAAAGAAAATGTAACTCTTGTTAGAACAAGATGCGTCTCTAACGACAATCATGGCTTTGtttggaatgaaaatttcaagGACAGCGAGTTACCACAGCCAGAAATGTCATTACGGTCCATAAGGGCTATGGCAGATCCAAAGAAACCGGAACTAGTCCTGAATTTGGAAAATTTCACCAATCACTgcgatgaaaaatataaaatcagatcATATTCTTGTAAACTTCCAAATTTGATGACTGAAGAACACTTATTAGGCGAAAGGGCTCATCAGAACATAATTATTGCTGAAGCTCTAAAATTGGAAAATTCTTCCTCTGacattctagaaaataaatgtgCAATTACCCAGGACCTTGTATCGAATTCAGAACAGAAGTTGAACACAGTTGATGATGCAGAAGATGCTGAGGTTCAACGAAATGCATTTCTTCGATTCATTTCCACGAATACTCGCCCTCTGTTTATACTCATCGCTATCACCATGtcatttttcgtatttttatttattgccatcatcacaatcatTAACGATTATGCAACAGACATAGGCATTGCTTCAGATTTAGCCAAGTACATTATAATAGGTTTCTCAGTGTCTGATCTGATAGGTCGGTTAGGATTTGGTGTTGTGTTGGACAAGAAGTGGATAAAATTAGGACATTTTGCTGGCTTGACTACTGTGATCATGGGAGCATCAATTCTGATTATACCATTTTTTGCAAACTTTTACTATTTAATGAGCTGCATGTTCGTGTGTGGATTTGTGTTGGGTGGAAATTGCATCATGTACCCTATCCTGGTGACACACTATGTAGACAAAAAAGACGAATCCGTTGCTTTGGGATGCCTGCAGTTTTACGGAGGAGTTCTTGTTCTACCACTACCTCCTATGATTG GTTTCTTCCGAGATTCCATAGGTTCATACAATGGCGTCTTCTGGACAGTGGGTGGATTGTGTATCGCCTCTGGTCTAGCCTGGGTGCTAGAACCTTGCCTATGGAGGAAACAGCAAAGTACTGCAAAAAGTTCGGCTCTACAGCAGAATTGTTAA